From a region of the Primulina eburnea isolate SZY01 chromosome 7, ASM2296580v1, whole genome shotgun sequence genome:
- the LOC140837162 gene encoding transcription factor BHLH094-like isoform X1: MMSGGGVYYSEIWPGFQMNADAAQYDVDPMVVDHVPSSHNSRKRREEDECGRGGASTSNCFGNNNDLSYGSESKRLKAERSNEDNEDRVDTEGNSGKAADQPPKPAEQPKQDYIHVRARRGQATDSHSLAERARREKISERMKILQDLVPGCHKVIGKALVLDEIINYIQSLQHQVEFLSMKLEAVNSRVGLDGYPSKDVQENMEGVCLRNGCICRLVADLNEHREINSKRCASSSNCNSILIT; encoded by the exons ATGATGAGCGGGGGAGGAGTTTACTACTCGGAGATCTGGCCGGGCTTCCAGATGAATGCCGATGCGGCGCAGTATGACGTGGATCCGATGGTGGTGGACCACGTTCCGTCCAGCCATAATTCGAGGAAGCGCCGCGAGGAGGATGAGTGTGGGAGAGGAGGAGCTTCCACCAGCAACTGCTTTGGCAACAACAATGATCTTTCG TATGGCAGTGAGAGTAAAAGGCTTAAGGCTGAGAGATCAAACGAGGATAACGAAGACAGAGTAGATACAGAGGGAAATTCAGGAAAAGCAGCCGATCAACCTCCGAAACCAGCTGAGCAGCCGAAGCAAGACTACATCCATGTGCGAGCAAGACGGGGGCAAGCTACTGATAGTCATAGTCTGGCTGAAAGA GCTAGGAGAGAAAAGATTAGCGAGAGGATGAAGATTCTCCAAGATTTAGTGCCTGGTTGCCATAAA GTTATTGGTAAAGCACTGGTACTTGATGAGATAATTAATTATATCCAATCATTACAACACCAGGTTGAG TTCCTGTCAATGAAGCTGGAAGCAGTTAATTCAAGAGTAGGCCTTGACGGGTATCCTTCAAAAGAT GTGCAAGagaatatggaaggagtttgtCTCCGGAACGGCTGCATATGCAGACTGGTGGCAGATTTGAACGAACATCGTGAAATCAATTCCAAACGCTGTGCATCTTCCTCAAACTGCAACAGTATTCTGATTACTTGA
- the LOC140837162 gene encoding transcription factor BHLH089-like isoform X2, translating into MMSGGGVYYSEIWPGFQMNADAAQYDVDPMVVDHVPSSHNSRKRREEDECGRGGASTSNCFGNNNDLSYGSESKRLKAERSNEDNEDRVDTEGNSGKAADQPPKPAEQPKQDYIHVRARRGQATDSHSLAERARREKISERMKILQDLVPGCHKVIGKALVLDEIINYIQSLQHQVEFLSMKLEAVNSRVGLDGYPSKDFAQQTFDAPVMTYDSQGAREYGRSLSPERLHMQTGGRFERTS; encoded by the exons ATGATGAGCGGGGGAGGAGTTTACTACTCGGAGATCTGGCCGGGCTTCCAGATGAATGCCGATGCGGCGCAGTATGACGTGGATCCGATGGTGGTGGACCACGTTCCGTCCAGCCATAATTCGAGGAAGCGCCGCGAGGAGGATGAGTGTGGGAGAGGAGGAGCTTCCACCAGCAACTGCTTTGGCAACAACAATGATCTTTCG TATGGCAGTGAGAGTAAAAGGCTTAAGGCTGAGAGATCAAACGAGGATAACGAAGACAGAGTAGATACAGAGGGAAATTCAGGAAAAGCAGCCGATCAACCTCCGAAACCAGCTGAGCAGCCGAAGCAAGACTACATCCATGTGCGAGCAAGACGGGGGCAAGCTACTGATAGTCATAGTCTGGCTGAAAGA GCTAGGAGAGAAAAGATTAGCGAGAGGATGAAGATTCTCCAAGATTTAGTGCCTGGTTGCCATAAA GTTATTGGTAAAGCACTGGTACTTGATGAGATAATTAATTATATCCAATCATTACAACACCAGGTTGAG TTCCTGTCAATGAAGCTGGAAGCAGTTAATTCAAGAGTAGGCCTTGACGGGTATCCTTCAAAAGAT TTTGCTCAGCAAACTTTTGATGCTCCTGTTATGACATATGATTCCCAAGGTGCAAGagaatatggaaggagtttgtCTCCGGAACGGCTGCATATGCAGACTGGTGGCAGATTTGAACGAACATCGTGA